One Branchiostoma lanceolatum isolate klBraLanc5 chromosome 18, klBraLanc5.hap2, whole genome shotgun sequence DNA window includes the following coding sequences:
- the LOC136424430 gene encoding 33 kDa inner dynein arm light chain, axonemal, which translates to MIPPNASLVKYDNPVLVSRNTEKKTPRARNLKASPTPPANTGPVPNPPPKGKSPSSVADAKTQQTEEILNSILPPREWQEGGQLWVQQVSSTPATRLDVVNLQEQLDLRLQQRQARETGICPVRRELYSQCFDELIRQVTINCAERGLLLLRVRDEIRMTIAAYQTLYESSVAFGMRKALQAEQGKADMEKRISELEADKRDLERQVNELKAKCEAIEKREAERRQVEEKKHSEEIQFLKRTNQQLKTQLEGIIAPKK; encoded by the exons ATGATCCCACCGAACGCCTCGCTCGTGAAGTACGACAACCCGGTGTTGGTGAGCCGGAACACGGAGAAGAAAACGCCGCGG GCCAGGAACCTGAAGGCCAGCCCCACCCCACCCGCCAACACCGGTCCCGTCCCCAACCCCCCACCCAAGGGCAAGTCCCCCTCCTCTGTAGCAGACGCCAAGACACAGCAAACAGAGGAGATTCTCAACTCCATCCTCCCACCAAG GGAATGGCAGGAGGGTGGTCAGTTGTGGGTTCAGCAGGTGTCCAGCACTCCGGCCACGCGGCTGGATGTGGTCAACCTGCAGGAGCAGCTGGACCTGCGGCTGCAACAGCGCCAGGCCCGCGAGACCGGCATCTGCCCTGTACGCAGGGAGCTCTACTCACAGTGCTTCG ATGAGCTGATTCGCCAGGTAACCATCAACTGCGCGGAGCGTGGGTTGCTGCTTCTGCGAGTCCGAGATGAGATCCGTATGACCATCGCTGCGTACCAGACTCTGTACGAGAGTAGCGTTGCGTTCGGCATGAGGAAGGCGCTCCAGGCCGAGCAGGGGAAGGCTGACATGGAGAAGAGA ATTTCGGAACTTGAGGCCGATAAGCGTGACCTTGAACGCCAGGTCAACGAACTCAAGGCCAAGTGCGAGGCCATCGAGAAGAGAGAGGCAGAGCGCAGACAGGTGGAGGAAAAGAAGCACTCGGAGGAGATCCAGTTCCTTAAGAGGACAAACCAGCAGCTTAAG ACCCAACTGGAGGGAATCATTGCTCCTAAGAAATAG